Proteins encoded in a region of the Flavobacteriaceae bacterium HL-DH10 genome:
- a CDS encoding anthranilate synthase component I family protein: MEKFSLYTHHKKILTDTITPVSVYYKIRDKYPNSILLESGDYHRSHKNFSYICFNPIATIKIENEVISQTFPDGSSTTLNITEDINVANEIHKFTKKFDVNSDENFKFINNGIFGYTAYDAVRYFEDVEISKKDDSVIIPDVYYAVYKNIIAINHFKNEAYIFAHCYEDTENNIHDIDKLINIQNFASYNFNSKGAINSNLTDDEFRVQVELARKHCQRGDVFQLVLSRRFSQEFTGDDFNVYRALRSVNPSPYLFYFDYGDFKIFGSSPEAQLIVDDGLAEIHPIAGTFKRTGDDHKDEILAEKLKNDDKENAEHVMLVDLARNDLSRHGSQVKVVTYREVQFFSHVIHLVSKVTGQKHKETSTMQVVADTFPAGTLSGAPKHRAMQLIEQYEKTSRGYYGGAIGFMDFDGNFNHAIMIRTFLSKNHKLNWQAGAGMVSKSNQENELQEVYNKLGALTKAIKVAEDI; this comes from the coding sequence TATAAAATACGTGATAAATACCCCAATAGTATTCTTTTAGAAAGTGGAGATTACCACAGAAGTCATAAAAACTTCTCATACATCTGTTTCAATCCTATTGCTACCATAAAGATTGAAAATGAGGTTATTTCTCAAACCTTTCCAGATGGAAGTTCAACAACTTTAAACATCACAGAAGATATTAATGTTGCTAATGAAATCCATAAATTCACAAAAAAATTTGATGTCAATTCTGACGAAAATTTTAAATTCATTAACAATGGTATTTTTGGTTATACCGCTTATGATGCTGTTAGATATTTTGAAGACGTAGAAATTAGCAAAAAAGACGATTCTGTTATCATTCCAGATGTATATTACGCCGTCTACAAAAACATAATTGCTATTAATCATTTTAAAAATGAAGCCTATATTTTTGCGCACTGTTACGAAGACACCGAAAATAATATTCATGACATTGATAAACTTATAAACATTCAAAATTTCGCTTCATATAACTTTAATTCAAAAGGAGCGATTAACTCAAATTTAACCGATGATGAATTTAGAGTGCAAGTTGAATTGGCTAGAAAGCACTGCCAACGTGGAGATGTTTTTCAATTGGTATTATCAAGACGTTTTTCTCAAGAATTTACAGGAGACGATTTTAATGTATATCGTGCATTAAGAAGTGTAAATCCATCTCCTTACTTATTTTATTTTGATTATGGCGATTTTAAAATTTTTGGAAGTTCTCCAGAAGCACAACTTATCGTAGATGATGGTTTAGCCGAAATCCACCCTATTGCAGGAACATTTAAAAGAACTGGAGACGATCATAAAGATGAAATTTTAGCAGAAAAACTTAAAAATGACGATAAAGAAAATGCTGAACACGTCATGCTAGTCGATTTAGCTAGAAACGACTTAAGTCGCCATGGTAGTCAGGTAAAAGTTGTCACCTATCGCGAAGTTCAATTTTTCTCGCATGTCATCCACTTAGTAAGTAAAGTTACAGGGCAAAAACATAAAGAAACCTCAACCATGCAAGTGGTGGCAGATACATTTCCTGCAGGTACTTTAAGCGGTGCTCCTAAACACCGTGCTATGCAACTTATCGAACAATACGAAAAAACAAGCCGTGGCTATTATGGCGGTGCTATTGGTTTTATGGATTTCGATGGTAATTTTAATCACGCCATCATGATTCGTACTTTTTTAAGTAAAAATCATAAACTAAATTGGCAAGCAGGTGCTGGAATGGTTTCAAAATCTAATCAAGAAAATGAATTACAAGAAGTTTATAATAAGTTAGGAGCATTAACCAAAGCAATTAAAGTAGCCGAAGATATTTAA
- a CDS encoding aminodeoxychorismate/anthranilate synthase component II translates to MKKILVIDNYDSFTYNLVHYLEDLNCDVTVVRNDKLALEDVEPFEKIVLSPGPGIPDEAGLLKAIIKKYAPTKSILGVCLGQQAIGEVFGGSLVNLDDVYHGVATNVTICVDDEALFNGLGKTIEVGRYHSWVVNTNLPDSLEATSFDANGQIMSLRHKEYDVKGVQYHPESVLTPDGKKILENWINS, encoded by the coding sequence ATGAAAAAAATATTAGTTATAGACAATTACGATAGCTTCACTTACAATCTTGTACATTACCTAGAAGATTTAAATTGTGATGTTACCGTTGTAAGAAATGATAAATTAGCTTTGGAAGACGTAGAACCTTTTGAAAAAATTGTATTATCACCAGGTCCTGGTATTCCAGATGAAGCAGGTTTATTAAAAGCAATTATTAAAAAATATGCGCCAACAAAAAGCATTTTAGGTGTATGCTTAGGACAACAAGCTATTGGTGAAGTATTTGGTGGATCGCTTGTTAACTTAGACGATGTTTATCATGGCGTAGCAACCAATGTAACCATATGTGTCGATGACGAAGCTTTATTTAATGGTTTAGGAAAAACCATTGAAGTAGGTCGTTATCATTCTTGGGTAGTAAATACTAATTTACCAGATAGTTTAGAAGCTACATCTTTTGATGCAAACGGACAAATCATGTCATTACGACATAAAGAATATGATGTAAAAGGCGTGCAATATCACCCAGAATCGGTATTAACACCAGATGGTAAGAAAATTTTAGAAAACTGGATTAACAGTTAA
- the trpD gene encoding anthranilate phosphoribosyltransferase, with protein MKDVLNRLINHETISSEEAKQVIVNISNDMYNQSQIACFLSVYMMRSITIEELQGFRDALLELCIPINLSDYNTIDIVGTGGDGKNTFNISTLSSFITAGAGVHVSKHGNYGVSSTSGSSNVMESLGVKFSNNEDFLKLCLDKAGICILHAPLFHPAMKNVAPIRKELGVKTFFNMLGPMVNPSFPKNQMLGVYNLELLRLYSFMYQNTDKNYNIVYALDGYDEISLTGKAKIVSNQSEIIFSPEDLGVSQIKQEAIFGGNSVKEAANIFVNIISGKGTEAQSNVVCANAGLAIATTKQISHKEGFEMAKESLFSGKAKASLDKLIELSQ; from the coding sequence ATGAAAGACGTATTAAACAGATTAATAAATCACGAAACCATTTCTAGCGAAGAAGCAAAACAAGTTATTGTTAACATATCAAATGATATGTATAACCAAAGTCAAATTGCATGTTTTCTTTCAGTTTATATGATGCGAAGCATTACTATTGAAGAATTACAAGGATTTAGAGATGCGCTTTTAGAATTGTGTATTCCTATAAACCTAAGCGATTATAACACCATTGATATCGTAGGAACGGGAGGAGATGGTAAAAATACATTCAATATTTCTACACTGTCATCTTTTATTACAGCAGGTGCCGGTGTTCATGTTTCTAAACATGGAAATTACGGGGTATCATCTACATCTGGCTCATCCAATGTCATGGAATCTTTAGGTGTTAAATTCTCTAATAACGAAGATTTTTTAAAGCTGTGTTTAGATAAAGCAGGAATCTGTATTTTACATGCACCACTTTTTCATCCAGCTATGAAAAATGTTGCTCCTATTCGTAAAGAATTAGGTGTTAAAACTTTTTTTAATATGCTAGGTCCTATGGTAAATCCTTCATTCCCTAAAAATCAAATGTTGGGCGTTTATAATTTAGAGCTGTTACGTCTTTATAGCTTTATGTATCAAAATACAGATAAGAATTATAATATTGTTTACGCTTTAGATGGTTATGATGAAATTTCATTAACAGGAAAGGCTAAAATTGTATCTAATCAGTCAGAAATTATTTTTTCACCAGAAGATTTAGGGGTATCACAAATAAAACAAGAGGCTATTTTCGGAGGGAATTCGGTTAAAGAGGCAGCTAATATTTTTGTAAATATTATTAGCGGAAAAGGCACAGAAGCACAAAGCAATGTCGTATGTGCAAATGCAGGACTAGCCATAGCAACCACCAAACAAATTAGTCATAAAGAAGGTTTCGAAATGGCTAAAGAATCTTTGTTTTCAGGAAAAGCAAAAGCAAGTTTAGATAAATTAATTGAATTAAGTCAATAA
- the trpC gene encoding indole-3-glycerol phosphate synthase TrpC, whose protein sequence is MNILDKITLDKRNEVALRKQLIPTSQLEQSVLFERQTVSLAKNLRNSKSGIIAEHKRRSPSKSVINNTLNVQDVAKGYENAGVCGMSVLTDGKYFGGSLDDLLTARASCSLPLLRKEFIIDEYQLLEAKAYGADVILLIAAILTRDEIKQFSEFAKSLHLDVLLEVHNEEELHKSIMPSLDMLGVNNRNLKTFDVSLETSKTLSTLIPNDFVKVSESGISNIEAIKELQPYGYQGFLIGENFMKTDNPGASATEFINKLEE, encoded by the coding sequence ATGAATATTTTAGACAAAATAACATTAGATAAAAGAAATGAAGTAGCCCTAAGAAAGCAACTCATTCCAACATCTCAATTAGAACAATCTGTTTTATTTGAAAGACAAACCGTGTCTCTTGCTAAAAACTTACGAAACAGCAAATCTGGAATTATAGCAGAGCATAAAAGACGTTCACCTTCAAAATCTGTAATTAATAACACTTTAAACGTTCAAGATGTTGCAAAAGGTTATGAAAACGCAGGTGTTTGTGGGATGTCTGTTTTAACAGATGGAAAATATTTTGGAGGTTCTTTAGACGATTTACTAACGGCAAGAGCAAGTTGTAGTTTACCATTATTACGTAAAGAGTTCATCATAGACGAGTACCAACTTTTAGAAGCCAAAGCATACGGTGCCGATGTTATTTTGCTAATAGCGGCCATTCTAACTAGAGATGAAATAAAACAATTTTCAGAATTTGCAAAAAGCTTACATCTAGATGTACTTTTAGAAGTACATAACGAAGAAGAATTACACAAATCTATCATGCCTAGTTTAGATATGTTGGGCGTAAACAACAGGAACTTAAAAACGTTTGATGTCAGTTTAGAAACTAGTAAAACATTAAGTACATTAATCCCTAATGACTTTGTGAAAGTTTCTGAAAGCGGCATTAGTAACATTGAAGCCATAAAAGAATTACAACCTTACGGATACCAAGGGTTTTTAATAGGTGAAAATTTCATGAAAACGGATAATCCTGGAGCTAGTGCAACAGAATTTATAAACAAATTAGAAGAATAA
- a CDS encoding phosphoribosylanthranilate isomerase, producing the protein MKYQDNIKHVAALQPDYLGFIFYEKSARNFDTVIPELPKSIKKTGVFVNADLEFVLDKIKKHNLQAVQLHGEESPEYCKELQSKNIEIFKVFSIKDEFDFSVLKPYEGIVHYFLFDTKGKLPGGNGYTFDWTVLNNYPSTTPFFLSGGIGLNQIEDIKKFQQSEASKHCYALDVNSKFEIEPGLKNIEDLKEFKQNLSFRT; encoded by the coding sequence ATGAAATATCAAGATAACATCAAACACGTTGCAGCTTTGCAACCAGATTATCTTGGTTTTATATTTTATGAAAAATCTGCAAGGAATTTTGACACTGTAATTCCTGAATTACCAAAATCAATAAAAAAAACGGGCGTTTTCGTTAATGCAGATTTAGAGTTTGTTCTCGATAAAATAAAAAAGCACAATTTACAAGCTGTTCAATTACACGGAGAAGAATCGCCTGAATATTGTAAAGAACTACAATCCAAAAATATTGAAATCTTTAAAGTATTTTCAATAAAAGATGAATTCGATTTCAGTGTTTTAAAACCCTATGAAGGCATTGTTCATTACTTCCTTTTTGACACCAAAGGAAAACTTCCAGGAGGCAACGGATACACATTCGATTGGACTGTTTTAAATAACTACCCGTCCACTACTCCTTTCTTTTTAAGCGGCGGTATTGGACTAAATCAAATTGAAGATATTAAAAAATTTCAACAGAGCGAAGCTTCAAAGCATTGCTATGCTTTAGATGTAAATAGCAAATTTGAAATAGAACCCGGATTAAAAAACATAGAAGATTTAAAAGAATTTAAACAAAACTTGTCATTCCGCACTTGA
- the trpB gene encoding tryptophan synthase subunit beta has protein sequence MNYNVNEKGYYGEFGGAFIPEMLYPNVEELRQNYLKVMAEPDFKKEFDQLLKDYVGRPSPLYFAKRLSEKYNTKIYLKREDLNHTGAHKINNTIGQILMAKRLGKHRIIAETGAGQHGVATATVCALMGLECIVYMGEIDIARQAPNVARMKMLGATVVPALSGSRTLKDATNEAIRDWINNPVNTHYIIGSAIGPHPYPDMVTRFQSVISEEIKWQLKEQEGRENPDYVVACIGGGSNAAGTYYHYLHEEDVKIIAVEAAGLGVDSGESAATSVLGKEGIIHGCKTMLMQTNDGQITEPYSISAGLDYPGVGPMHAHLCKTGRAEFMAVTDDDAMNAGLELCKLEGIIPAIESSHALAIFEQKTFKPEDVVVVSLSGRGDKDLNNYIEYFKI, from the coding sequence ATGAATTACAACGTAAACGAAAAAGGATACTACGGCGAATTTGGAGGTGCATTCATACCAGAAATGCTCTATCCAAACGTAGAAGAATTACGCCAAAACTATCTAAAAGTTATGGCAGAACCTGATTTTAAAAAGGAGTTCGATCAACTTTTAAAAGATTATGTGGGACGCCCTTCTCCACTCTATTTTGCTAAACGTCTTTCAGAAAAGTATAATACCAAAATTTATTTAAAGCGCGAAGATTTAAATCATACAGGAGCTCACAAAATAAATAATACTATTGGTCAAATTCTAATGGCTAAACGTTTAGGGAAACACCGTATTATTGCTGAAACGGGAGCAGGACAACATGGTGTTGCTACTGCAACGGTTTGTGCTTTAATGGGCTTAGAGTGTATTGTTTATATGGGAGAAATTGATATTGCACGTCAAGCACCAAATGTGGCACGTATGAAAATGCTTGGAGCAACGGTTGTACCAGCATTATCAGGAAGTAGAACTTTAAAAGATGCTACTAATGAAGCCATTCGCGATTGGATTAACAACCCTGTAAACACACATTATATTATTGGTTCTGCTATTGGGCCTCATCCTTATCCTGATATGGTTACACGTTTCCAATCGGTTATTTCAGAAGAAATAAAATGGCAATTAAAGGAACAAGAAGGTAGAGAAAATCCTGATTATGTTGTAGCTTGTATTGGCGGTGGTAGTAACGCTGCAGGTACTTATTACCATTATTTACACGAAGAAGATGTTAAAATTATTGCCGTAGAAGCAGCTGGTTTAGGAGTAGATTCTGGCGAAAGTGCAGCAACTTCTGTTTTAGGAAAAGAAGGCATTATTCACGGTTGTAAAACCATGTTGATGCAAACTAACGACGGACAAATTACTGAACCCTATTCTATTTCAGCTGGCTTAGATTACCCAGGTGTTGGTCCTATGCATGCCCATTTATGCAAAACAGGTCGTGCCGAATTTATGGCCGTTACAGATGACGATGCTATGAATGCTGGTTTAGAGTTATGTAAACTAGAAGGTATTATCCCTGCTATTGAAAGCTCACATGCTTTAGCCATTTTTGAACAAAAAACCTTTAAACCTGAAGATGTTGTTGTAGTGAGTTTATCGGGGCGTGGTGATAAGGATTTGAACAACTATATAGAATATTTTAAAATTTAA
- a CDS encoding GIY-YIG nuclease family protein gives MDVHYVYILTNKNHTVLYVGRTKQLKTRLVQHKNNNLKTFTGKYNVDKLVYFETTKYVNNSIKRERQIKKWNREWKINLINGLNPDWKDLSEYI, from the coding sequence ATGGATGTTCATTACGTTTACATATTAACAAATAAAAACCATACAGTATTATATGTTGGTCGAACAAAACAATTAAAAACTAGATTAGTTCAACATAAAAACAATAATTTAAAAACATTTACTGGAAAATACAATGTTGATAAATTGGTCTATTTTGAAACAACCAAATACGTTAATAATTCTATCAAAAGAGAACGACAAATAAAAAAGTGGAATCGAGAATGGAAGATTAATTTAATTAATGGATTAAATCCTGATTGGAAAGATCTTTCAGAATATATATAA
- the trpA gene encoding tryptophan synthase subunit alpha yields MNRINTKLQEDKKLLSIYFTAGYPSMNDTVSIIQNLEKNGVDMIEIGLPFSDPLADGPTIQASSTQALKNGMTSEVLFNQLKDIRKNVSIPLIIMGYFNPMFQYGVEAFCKKCQEIGIDGLIIPDLPVDVYHEEYQAIFEKYGLINVFLITPQTSDERIRYIDSISNGFIYMVSSASTTGTQSGFGDEQTQYFERIANMNLKNPQVIGFGISNNETFTQATKYAKGAIIGSAFVKHVTNEGINNINKFVNNILN; encoded by the coding sequence ATGAACAGAATAAACACCAAATTACAAGAAGACAAAAAGTTACTGTCTATATATTTTACAGCTGGTTATCCAAGTATGAATGATACCGTTTCCATCATTCAAAATTTAGAAAAAAATGGTGTCGATATGATTGAAATTGGCTTACCATTTAGCGACCCTTTAGCAGATGGCCCAACCATTCAAGCAAGTTCCACTCAAGCTTTAAAAAACGGCATGACATCTGAAGTGCTTTTTAATCAATTAAAAGATATTCGTAAGAACGTATCAATTCCTTTAATCATCATGGGATACTTTAACCCTATGTTTCAATACGGTGTTGAAGCTTTCTGTAAAAAATGTCAGGAAATTGGTATTGATGGGTTAATTATACCCGATTTACCAGTAGATGTATATCATGAAGAATATCAAGCTATTTTTGAAAAATACGGACTCATTAATGTGTTTTTAATCACACCACAAACAAGTGATGAACGCATCAGGTATATCGATTCTATTTCAAACGGATTTATATATATGGTAAGTAGCGCAAGTACAACAGGAACTCAATCTGGTTTTGGAGACGAGCAAACGCAATACTTTGAACGTATTGCAAATATGAACCTGAAAAACCCTCAAGTTATTGGTTTTGGTATTAGTAACAACGAAACATTTACCCAAGCTACAAAATATGCAAAAGGCGCTATAATTGGAAGTGCTTTTGTAAAGCATGTCACAAATGAAGGCATAAATAATATTAATAAATTTGTAAATAATATCTTAAATTAA
- a CDS encoding DUF805 domain-containing protein has protein sequence MKWYLKVVRDNYANFNGRARRQEYWMFVLFNAIFIIAIATISGGIASATDTPALFGLYAIYTLGVFIPSLAVGVRRLHDVGKSGWFYLIGLIPFIGGIWLFVLFVTEGDKGPNQYGPDPKIENSLEIDEIGKPQVEA, from the coding sequence ATGAAATGGTATTTAAAAGTAGTAAGAGACAACTACGCTAATTTTAACGGAAGGGCAAGACGCCAAGAGTATTGGATGTTTGTATTATTTAATGCAATATTTATTATAGCAATTGCAACAATTTCTGGCGGTATTGCAAGTGCAACAGATACTCCTGCCTTATTCGGCTTATATGCTATTTATACTTTAGGTGTATTCATTCCAAGTTTAGCTGTAGGTGTTAGAAGACTTCATGATGTTGGTAAAAGTGGATGGTTTTATTTAATAGGATTAATTCCATTTATAGGTGGAATATGGCTTTTTGTATTATTTGTAACCGAAGGTGATAAAGGTCCAAATCAATATGGACCAGACCCAAAAATTGAAAACTCATTAGAAATTGACGAAATAGGAAAGCCTCAAGTTGAAGCATAA
- a CDS encoding tRNA (cytidine(34)-2'-O)-methyltransferase: MTLNIVLIEPEIPNNTGNIGRLALASGSHLHLVKPFGFEINDTRLKRAGLDYWQHLPVTYYDNIDDFFNKNKDKKMAFLSSHGNKCHWDIPFEDDMFLIFGKESVGLPKSINETYKNSLFKIPLYSDHVRSLNLANAVSIVIYEGLKQLR; encoded by the coding sequence ATGACGCTTAATATCGTTTTAATAGAACCCGAAATACCTAACAATACTGGTAACATTGGCAGATTAGCTTTGGCTTCTGGTTCTCATTTACACCTTGTAAAACCTTTTGGTTTTGAAATTAATGACACACGTTTAAAACGTGCTGGTTTAGATTATTGGCAACATTTACCTGTTACTTATTACGATAATATTGATGACTTCTTTAATAAAAACAAAGACAAAAAAATGGCATTTCTTTCCAGTCATGGAAATAAATGCCATTGGGATATTCCTTTTGAAGATGACATGTTTTTAATTTTCGGAAAAGAATCGGTTGGCTTACCTAAATCTATTAACGAAACTTATAAGAATTCACTATTCAAAATCCCTTTATATAGCGACCATGTTAGAAGTTTAAATTTAGCAAATGCCGTAAGCATTGTAATTTATGAAGGGTTGAAACAACTTAGGTAA
- a CDS encoding WG repeat-containing protein, with product METLDFGKQLIKIRKARGLTQTDVAEKCNITTRTIQRIESGNVKPRSSTIKIISKTLGVDFFETENQNSKLKSHTILWYVKDLFNFKTNAMKKISILSTSILILTFICINIFSIDAQSKTPKKEEETVLKSQDKNPKKEQNTKLENQHRKVNYTKDFDEFKIEGNYVFVTKNNKHGLVTLGGKILVPCEYDRFEVGEGFIVTLNGNKKGLMNLDGETIIPCEYNRFEIEGSFIFVSKYNKYGIINLDGKTIIPCIYDKFEIEEGFVVTLNGNKKGLMNLDGETIIPCEYHRFEIEGSFVFVSKYNEHGLMNLDGKTIIPCEYDKFKVENNLVFVSKHNKHGLMNLDGKTIIPCEYDTMTIEGSFAIITKNGKTKSIQI from the coding sequence ATGGAAACACTAGATTTTGGAAAACAACTAATTAAAATCAGAAAAGCTAGAGGTCTTACACAAACAGATGTTGCAGAAAAATGTAATATTACTACACGCACAATCCAGCGTATTGAGTCTGGAAATGTAAAACCAAGAAGCTCTACTATTAAAATTATTTCTAAAACTTTAGGAGTTGACTTTTTCGAAACTGAAAATCAAAATTCAAAATTGAAAAGCCATACTATTTTATGGTATGTAAAAGATCTCTTTAATTTTAAAACAAATGCAATGAAAAAAATTTCAATCTTATCTACTTCTATTTTAATATTAACGTTTATATGCATCAACATATTTAGTATTGATGCACAATCTAAAACACCTAAAAAAGAAGAGGAAACCGTATTAAAAAGTCAAGACAAAAACCCTAAAAAAGAACAGAATACTAAATTAGAAAATCAACACAGAAAAGTTAATTACACCAAGGACTTCGACGAATTTAAAATCGAAGGAAATTATGTGTTTGTTACAAAAAACAATAAGCATGGTTTGGTTACTCTTGGTGGTAAAATATTAGTTCCCTGCGAATATGATAGGTTTGAAGTTGGAGAAGGTTTTATCGTAACATTAAACGGAAATAAAAAAGGATTAATGAATCTTGATGGAGAAACAATTATTCCTTGCGAATATAATAGATTTGAAATTGAAGGAAGTTTCATTTTTGTTTCTAAATACAACAAGTATGGAATAATAAATCTAGATGGAAAAACAATCATTCCATGTATATATGATAAATTTGAAATTGAAGAAGGCTTTGTTGTTACATTAAATGGAAATAAAAAAGGATTGATGAATCTAGACGGAGAAACGATCATTCCTTGCGAATACCACAGATTTGAAATCGAAGGAAGTTTTGTCTTTGTTTCTAAATACAATGAGCATGGATTAATGAATCTGGATGGAAAAACAATAATTCCTTGCGAGTATGACAAATTTAAAGTTGAAAATAATCTTGTATTTGTCTCAAAACACAATAAACATGGATTGATGAATCTAGATGGAAAAACTATAATCCCTTGCGAGTATGATACTATGACAATTGAAGGAAGTTTTGCCATTATTACAAAAAACGGAAAAACAAAAAGTATACAAATTTAA
- a CDS encoding aminoacyl-histidine dipeptidase, producing the protein MSSEIRQLQPQELWNKFADLNAVPRPSKKEERVIAFMKDFGKSLNLETIVDEVGNVIIKKPATVGMEDRTTVVLQSHLDMVHQKNNDTNFDFDTQGIAMYVDGDWVKAKGTTLGADNGLGVATIMAILESTDIEHPAIEALFTIDEETGMTGAMGLKGGLLSGGILLNLDTEEDNEIGVGCAGGIDVTATRSYEEEETPEFKIGFTITVKGLQGGHSGMQIHEGLGNANKIMNRVLFDGFENFGLRISEIDGGSLRNAIPRESHAIVAIDAIHEAAFLLEMKQQEAIIKTELKTMEPNLEIVVSKCETPEKIMDLGVQEGLTRAIYAACNGVYRMSADIPDLVETSNNVARVIVKDGNIKIGCLTRSSVESAKWDLVNTLRATFELTGCEVDASGDYPGWTPNMDSPILKVLSKIYKDMNGEEAHVAACHAGLECGILGTNYPEMDMISFGPNIKGAHSPDERAQISSAQKYWKFVLEILKQIPVK; encoded by the coding sequence ATGAGCTCAGAAATAAGACAACTTCAACCGCAAGAACTTTGGAATAAATTTGCAGATTTAAATGCTGTTCCGCGACCTTCAAAAAAAGAAGAACGCGTCATTGCTTTTATGAAAGATTTTGGTAAAAGTTTAAACCTTGAAACCATTGTAGATGAAGTTGGAAATGTTATTATAAAAAAGCCAGCAACGGTAGGTATGGAGGATAGAACCACTGTTGTATTGCAATCGCATTTAGATATGGTTCATCAAAAAAATAACGATACTAATTTTGATTTTGATACTCAAGGTATCGCTATGTATGTTGATGGCGATTGGGTAAAAGCAAAAGGCACCACACTTGGAGCCGATAACGGTTTAGGCGTGGCTACCATTATGGCAATTTTAGAAAGTACTGATATAGAACATCCAGCTATAGAAGCCTTATTTACTATTGATGAAGAAACGGGGATGACAGGTGCTATGGGCTTAAAAGGTGGTTTGTTATCTGGTGGGATTTTATTGAATTTAGATACAGAAGAAGATAATGAAATTGGTGTTGGTTGTGCAGGAGGCATAGATGTAACTGCAACCAGAAGTTATGAAGAAGAAGAAACACCTGAGTTTAAAATTGGATTTACTATTACGGTTAAAGGTTTACAAGGAGGACACTCAGGCATGCAAATTCATGAAGGTTTAGGGAACGCTAATAAAATTATGAATCGTGTATTATTTGATGGTTTTGAAAATTTTGGATTGCGAATTTCAGAAATTGATGGTGGTAGTTTGCGTAATGCGATTCCGCGAGAAAGTCATGCAATTGTGGCTATTGATGCGATTCATGAAGCTGCCTTTTTGTTAGAAATGAAGCAACAAGAAGCTATTATAAAAACGGAGTTAAAAACCATGGAACCAAATTTAGAAATTGTTGTTTCTAAATGTGAGACCCCTGAAAAAATAATGGATTTAGGTGTTCAAGAAGGTTTAACAAGAGCCATTTATGCTGCGTGTAATGGTGTATACAGAATGAGTGCAGATATTCCAGATTTGGTAGAAACATCTAATAATGTGGCACGAGTAATTGTTAAAGATGGAAATATTAAAATAGGATGCTTAACACGTTCCTCGGTTGAAAGTGCTAAATGGGATTTAGTAAATACACTTCGTGCAACGTTCGAGCTTACAGGTTGTGAAGTCGATGCTTCTGGTGATTATCCAGGGTGGACACCCAATATGGATTCTCCTATTTTAAAAGTGTTATCAAAGATTTATAAAGATATGAACGGGGAGGAGGCTCACGTTGCAGCTTGTCATGCAGGTTTAGAATGTGGTATTCTTGGAACCAATTATCCAGAGATGGATATGATTAGTTTTGGACCAAACATAAAAGGTGCACACTCACCAGATGAACGTGCTCAAATTTCTTCTGCTCAAAAATATTGGAAGTTTGTTTTAGAGATTTTGAAACAGATTCCTGTTAAATAG